The Clostridium sporogenes genome contains a region encoding:
- a CDS encoding cell wall hydrolase gives MKKYFLLNVIIVLTIIIFSSSWNKSIAAFSYMHNYNIDNSEDIQVINYTNKKIYLTKDDIYLMAQVVQAESESEPFEGKIAVASVILNRTVTPGFPKTIDSVIKQKNAFSCLNKNGSISKIPDKASFEAVEQALKGKDPTNNALYFYNPKISTCNWMNNVSKNNKKIIGNHVFFKTN, from the coding sequence ATGAAAAAATATTTTTTATTGAATGTAATTATAGTCTTAACTATAATTATTTTTAGTTCATCTTGGAATAAATCTATAGCTGCTTTTTCTTATATGCATAATTACAATATTGATAATTCTGAAGATATTCAGGTTATCAACTATACAAATAAAAAAATATATCTTACGAAAGATGATATATACTTAATGGCTCAAGTAGTTCAAGCTGAAAGTGAATCTGAACCTTTTGAAGGTAAAATAGCAGTAGCCTCTGTGATTTTAAACAGAACTGTAACACCTGGTTTTCCTAAAACTATAGATAGTGTTATAAAACAAAAAAATGCCTTTTCTTGTCTAAATAAAAATGGATCAATATCTAAAATACCAGATAAAGCAAGCTTTGAAGCAGTAGAACAGGCTTTAAAAGGAAAAGATCCTACAAATAACGCTCTTTATTTTTATAACCCTAAAATATCTACCTGTAATTGGATGAACAATGTGTCTAAAAATAATAAAAAAATAATAGGTAATCATGTATTTTTTAAAACTAATTAA